From Daucus carota subsp. sativus chromosome 6, DH1 v3.0, whole genome shotgun sequence, the proteins below share one genomic window:
- the LOC108224242 gene encoding protein PHOTOSYSTEM I ASSEMBLY 2, chloroplastic, which translates to MNSSTSFKISSSFSLPPSHLHNHSSFSFRTIIHHHKQPLFITASSSSSTNGSISPQADSHAVEDSHRRRSGLESLFCYDKAIPEEIIEKPTGLSLAEKNIGDKMRCSDCQAKGAVLCATCSGSGLYLDSILESQGIMVKVRCLGCGGSGNIMCSDCGGRGHIGV; encoded by the exons ATGAATTCTTCAACTAGCTTCAAGAtttcatcatcattttctttGCCCCCTTCTCATCTTCACAACCATTCAAGCTTTAGTTTCAGGACTATAATACACCACCACAAACAACCCCTTTTCATCactgcttcttcttcttcttccaccAATGGCTCCATTTCACCTCAg GCCGATTCACATGCAGTAGAGGATTCACATAGACGCAGAAGCGGTTTGGAGTCTTTGTTCTGTTATGATAAAGCCATACCCGAGGAGATTATTGAGAAGCCAACTGGTTTATCCTTAGCCGAGAAGAACATTGGAGATAAGATGCGGTGTTCTGACTGCCAAGCTAAAGGTGCTGTCCTTTGTGCCACTTGTTCTGGTTCAGGTTTATATCTGGACTCTATATTGGAGAGTCAAGGAATCATGGTAAAAGTTCGCTGCCTAG GTTGTGGCGGAAGCGGTAACATAATGTGTTCAGATTGTGGTGGTAGAGGTCACATTGGAGTTTAG